CTGGAGGTGACGGCGTTGCCTGTCCTGCCTTTAGTTGCAATTTTACCATTGCCACAACCTTCTTTGCCATTTTATTACTCCTTTAAGTTTTTTCAATCTGGATAAAATCTAATTCCACAGGGGTTGTTCTCCCGAATATATTAAGAAGGACTCTGACCTTACCTTTTTCAGGCTTTATCTCCTCCACTGTTCCTGTAAAATTGTTAAAAGGTCCTTCAGTTACCTTTATTGTATCTCCTTTATCGAATCTTATCTTAGGTTTTATCTTTCCTTTACCTTCTTGAATTGCATATATAATTTCATTCACCTGTTCCTCTGGGAGGGGAGGGGGGTTCATCTTATCATATCCTACAAAACCTGTAACCTTTGGTGTATTTTTTACAAGATACCAGGTATCATTGTTCATCACCATATTAACTATTATATACCCAGGGAAGACAGTTCTCTGAGATTTTTTGATCTGACCCTTTACCCTCTCCATAATTATCTCAGAAGGAACAATGATGTCGCCAAAGTAATCATCCAGCTTATTCAGTTTAATATTCTCCTGGAGTGTTTCCTTTACCTTTTGTTCATATCCTGAATATGTGTGAACTACATACCATTTTTTTTCCATGTTTTTTTCCATAAAATTAACGGAGAAATATCTGTATTATCTTAGCTAATCCGATGTCAACTATGCCAAGGAAGATGGCCGAGACTATTACTGTTATGAGAACGATATAAGTCCCCTTTACAGTGTCTTTTTTTGAGGGCCATGTTACCCTTTTGGCTTCGAGATATACCTCCAT
This window of the Syntrophorhabdaceae bacterium genome carries:
- the nusG gene encoding transcription termination/antitermination protein NusG yields the protein MEKKWYVVHTYSGYEQKVKETLQENIKLNKLDDYFGDIIVPSEIIMERVKGQIKKSQRTVFPGYIIVNMVMNNDTWYLVKNTPKVTGFVGYDKMNPPPLPEEQVNEIIYAIQEGKGKIKPKIRFDKGDTIKVTEGPFNNFTGTVEEIKPEKGKVRVLLNIFGRTTPVELDFIQIEKT
- the secE gene encoding preprotein translocase subunit SecE; its protein translation is MDFKEKTEKIKRYFMEVYLEAKRVTWPSKKDTVKGTYIVLITVIVSAIFLGIVDIGLAKIIQIFLR